TTCGGTGGACCAACGAGTCGGGCCTATCCAACAAGTTCGGGCCCAAGTACCACGGACGTCTCGTGCACGCAGACGGAACGGTCGATGCCGAATCCGATCAACGGACGGCTCAGGACATTGCGTCTGCCCGACGCAAGCCCGACGTACCGGCCATGGCCGGGCTCCAACCCGAACAGTTGAACTGACACAGGGGATCAGCCCGGGCGCTGTGCTGACGTGGCCTGCAGCGGCTCCAGGCGAAACCCGCCACCGGCCTCCTCGTCCTCATCGATCAGGCGCCAGCCGGCCAACTCGGCCAGCCGTGCCCGGCCTTCATCCGGGCCGGTGGCGATCAACTCGTCACCCCCGTGTAGCTGGGCAAGACCCCTGGGGCGATAGACATAGCGACCCTCGCGGCGGATGGCCAGCACGGCGAAGCCCGGCTCGATATCCAGTTGAAGCTCCAGCAGGGTTGCACCATCGGTCGGCGAGCCGGACGCGATCGGCATGCGCACCACCACCTCGTCGGCGTCGCCGAGCGCAATGCCCACCACTGGATGGAAGTCCATCTCCTCCCGAATCAACCAGGTCATCTGATTGGCCTGGTCACCCAGTTCCTCGGCTGCTTGAGACAGTTGCAGTAGGCCCCGCAGCTTCGAATGATCCGCGTCGTTGGCGGCGGCGCGCAGCACCCACAGCTGCAGATGATCCTTCATCTCATCCAGACGTTCGGCCAGGTGCAGCACCTCGGAGGCCAGGCCGTCGTCGCGCAGTGCCAACGCCGAATAGGCCAGGCCAACAGCCGCCTCGGAGATGTTCTTCATCTCAACCAACACGTCGACGGCCCGGTCCAACTCGGTCAGCGCACCCGACGTTGCCGGGGCGGGCGGCTCCCAGGTGGGCGCCGCAGCCAGTTCGTGCAGACGAACCAGACCGGCAGGCGACCCGTGGACAAACAGCACGTCGCCGGGCAGCAGGATCTCGTCGCCGTCGATATCGGTGATCCAGGAACGGTCTCGGCGAATCGCCATGACACGCATGCCTGCGGCCACTGGCAGCTCGAGGGCAGCCAGGCTGCGACGGACCATGTGGGAATCGTCCCGCACCCAGACCCGGTGCGACACTTCCTCGGCGTTGGACAGGTCGGCGATCAGTTCAGGCGGGATTCCCAACCGATGAGTGACGATTCGCGTGATGTCGATGGCGGTGTTGGCAATGCCCTCAATCGCCGAGATCAACTGCAACACCGAGGCCATCGACTCGGCCTCGGCCGGCCGTCGACAAGCCAGGATGCACACCTCCCGCATCGACTGCACGAGATCATTCATGTGCTCCTCGAGGTGCGCCACCTCGTCGGCCATCCCCGGATCGTTGAAAAACACCGCGGCATACGCCAGGTCGATCATCAACTCGGAGTTGTCCTTGGCCTCCGCCAGCATGGCTCGGAGACTGCGTGGGCGATCGTCCATAGGCGCCAACGCACACTACCTGTGCGGCGCGTTCCTTTGCACCGACGACTGCCGGGCGCCCGGCCCGTCAGCCCTGAGAGAGCCGCCGGGTCAAGGCTGCGGTGGCCCGACGGCCCAGCAAACCGAAACCAACACCCACGACGGCTCCGGCGAGTACGTCGGAGAGATGATGCACACCGAGCACCACCCTGCTGGTGGTCACCACGGTTGCCACACCGAAGAGCGACCCCCACGCACCCGGCCGCCCCAAAAAGGTGGCCGAGGCAAACGACGACGCCGCATGTCCGGACGGAAAGCTGGTGGTGCGAAACTCTCGTCCGGATCGCGCCACCTCCACGGGGCGCGGACGTCGCACAATCCCCTTCAGCCCAACATTCACCGCCGCAGACTCGATGCCAAGGGTCGCCGCCAGCCCACCCGCTTCGATCAAGGCCTGGCGAGGGTCGTCCCGACGGTCCGCCATCAGGCGAAGCACCCCCCAGCCAAACCACACCGCAGCGCCCTCACCGGCACCCGAGGCGACCACCGCAGCCCGGTCGATCAAACCCTGAGCCCGAAGCGGTGCCACCAGCCGCTCGCCGACCGCATCAACCGCATCCAAGCCGGTATTGAAAGCTTCCATCCAGCTAGCTTGACCTCCGTGGCGGTCTCCACCAAGAACCAGAAGCGCCACCTGTGGATCGGCACGTCCCGGGAGGCGCTGTCGGACAGCCTCTGGTTTCTGCCGATGGGGCTCGCGGCCGGGTACGGCGTGCTCGCCCTGGTCATTGTGGCCTTCGACTCCGCGCTGGCCGCCTGGGTGCCCTACACGTTTGTCGGGGGCGCCTCCAGCGCCCAAGACCTGCTGTCCACCATCGCAGCCGCCATTCTGTCGATGGCCACCCTCGGCTTGTCGATCACCATCGTTGCCCTGCAACTGGCGTCTCAACAGTTCTCACCCCGTGTCATGCGGACGTTCTTTCGCGATCGTGGCACCAAGGTGGCGATCGGCATGCTGCTCGGCACGTTCGTCTACAGCATCCTCGTGCTGCGTTCGGTGGTGCCGCAGTCCGAGGCGATGGAAGCGTTTGTCCCCAGCGTTGCGGTCTCGGGCGCATTCCTGCTCACCCTGATCTCACTCGGCGTGTTCATCTATTACGTCGATCACGTGGCCCACGCGATTCGGGTGGTGCACATCATCGAGGCGGTCGCCGAGGAGACCAGGGAAACCCTCGGCGCGCTCATGGGACCGGGGACGGTTCCCGACCCAACGACGCTGCCATCGGGGCCACCCGACGCCGTGCTCAACAACCACCGCCGGCCGGGCATCGTGACCGACATCGATTCGGCCGGGCTCGTGGCGCTGGCCCGCCGCCACCATTGTTGTCTCGGCATCGTGCCCTACGTGGGCGACTTCGTGCCCCTCCGTGCGCCCTTGGCCCGGGTTTGGTTCGATCCCGGACACTCCGGGATGCCAACGCCGGAGCAGTTGGGGGATCACGTTGCCCTTGGCCGCGAGCGCACGATGGGCCAGG
Above is a genomic segment from Candidatus Microthrix parvicella Bio17-1 containing:
- a CDS encoding potassium channel family protein, translated to MDDRPRSLRAMLAEAKDNSELMIDLAYAAVFFNDPGMADEVAHLEEHMNDLVQSMREVCILACRRPAEAESMASVLQLISAIEGIANTAIDITRIVTHRLGIPPELIADLSNAEEVSHRVWVRDDSHMVRRSLAALELPVAAGMRVMAIRRDRSWITDIDGDEILLPGDVLFVHGSPAGLVRLHELAAAPTWEPPAPATSGALTELDRAVDVLVEMKNISEAAVGLAYSALALRDDGLASEVLHLAERLDEMKDHLQLWVLRAAANDADHSKLRGLLQLSQAAEELGDQANQMTWLIREEMDFHPVVGIALGDADEVVVRMPIASGSPTDGATLLELQLDIEPGFAVLAIRREGRYVYRPRGLAQLHGGDELIATGPDEGRARLAELAGWRLIDEDEEAGGGFRLEPLQATSAQRPG
- a CDS encoding phosphatase PAP2 family protein, coding for MEAFNTGLDAVDAVGERLVAPLRAQGLIDRAAVVASGAGEGAAVWFGWGVLRLMADRRDDPRQALIEAGGLAATLGIESAAVNVGLKGIVRRPRPVEVARSGREFRTTSFPSGHAASSFASATFLGRPGAWGSLFGVATVVTTSRVVLGVHHLSDVLAGAVVGVGFGLLGRRATAALTRRLSQG
- a CDS encoding DUF2254 domain-containing protein — its product is MAVSTKNQKRHLWIGTSREALSDSLWFLPMGLAAGYGVLALVIVAFDSALAAWVPYTFVGGASSAQDLLSTIAAAILSMATLGLSITIVALQLASQQFSPRVMRTFFRDRGTKVAIGMLLGTFVYSILVLRSVVPQSEAMEAFVPSVAVSGAFLLTLISLGVFIYYVDHVAHAIRVVHIIEAVAEETRETLGALMGPGTVPDPTTLPSGPPDAVLNNHRRPGIVTDIDSAGLVALARRHHCCLGIVPYVGDFVPLRAPLARVWFDPGHSGMPTPEQLGDHVALGRERTMGQDAAFGFRQLVDIAEKALSPAMNDPTTAVQAIDQIHDLLRRLATADYPTGYYLDEPGALRAMRPLHRWDDYLDLALTEIRQYGATSVQVQRRLRALLADLTEATRDAPERARPITRHLELLELSVLTGLPEGDRELARVPDEQGLGGGPH